aAGTCCAATTTATGTAGTTTAAATGTGGacgagaaagaaaaaaccaccGAATATGTAATGAAAAACATACTTAAAGAGTTCCAACTCAACAATGCAAGAACAGAAATTAACGGAAACATCCAAAGCAAATATATTTGAAGACCGTCGCTAACTCAATTTTAGAGTATTTGAAAATGTGGTaacagttgatttttaaaatattttttattttaaaatatattaaaataatattttttatttttaaaaaattatttttaatattaatatattaaaataatctgaaaatataaaaaaatattaatttaaaaaaaaataaaaattttaaaactttttaaaaaagtttccaAAATCCATCCACTCAAATGAAAACTAGTCAACGTGAAgttgatatattaataaaagataCATAGAGAGGGAAAAACATTGTTAAGTGAGATGATTCACTTTTCATTGTAACTATATAATGattaatttacattttttaaaaaaaaatcaatgaaaatacTTATAAAGGATAATAAAGtctttttataaggtttattagttattatcatttaatcaaGAATAAGTAGGTCTTTTCacattttaaaagcaaaataaaataattaaattagtattaaagcaaaacttatttattcatcctaattttttagttattatcaaattaattaagggacaatttgatatttttgaaatataaaatataacttaaaaaacaGTTGGCTAGCATGTGCAGGTGAGAGATGCTTGTGGTCTTCTAGCAACGTATTTAATGTTTCCTGACCTCTAAACGTTAGCTTTCACCATGGTGTTAGAAGCGTCAAGGTGTCTCCATCTAAGTGAGACGGCACATGTCATTGTTTATATGATGGTGTTTCACCAAcggtcttttcttttttcttttcctcttttctctctccttaccTTAAAATTCACGCATGCCGTTCAAAATTtagtcctttattttttaaaaaaaattttgttttttgttcttttgtcaaagtttaatttgtttttaaattcataCTTGAATTCATAATTGTGATATGTTATGTTTTTCAAATCTAGTCCTCATtcctttgattttgattttctattttggatCCATTTGagaacttgatatttttttttaatttttgccttcaatacaaaattttaatttgtactCTCATTTTTCAAGTTTGGTTTTCATACTCTtaatttctatctttttattcttttatataattttttatttcatccttcaatatttgatttgttgggaATTAGACTTTATGGATTTGTCAGATGGGGTGCTTTTGATTTAGAGACTCAGGTCAcatgtttgaaaagttaacacagGTTGACatcacttttttatattttgtatattccACCCTTCGATGTTGTTTATTTTGCAAAATGAGCTTTGTgatttcctttattttcttttcaattaagttaTCGCAATCTCATGACTTGGAAAATAGATTTTGCCAATTaactcaattatttttcttgggttggTTTGTTTTATCTCTTTCTTCAGTTTCGTCTTTCAAAATTGAGTTCTTTTTAAAACTAAgcttcatcatttattttattttttgcattctATTAGATTATCATGTTCATATGATTCGACGCACAACATTTGGCAGTCTTACCCAAGTTTGCATGTGTTTTTTTAGCTATtaattgattggtttttttttatttcatccttctatATTTGAATTGTTGGGAATCacttatcattattttttcacttttatttctatGAGGTTGGCCCGGTCATAAACTTGGATTGCGAGTTTGTCATGCTAGCTCAAGTTGACTTGAGATgctttactttgttattttttaatttgtttttcaatttcatcattaaacatTGGATTATCTTGGAATTTGGCTTTGTAGTTTGTTCCCCTTTTGATaagcattctttttttttctagtcattgttatcactttttcttttaaaatcatgTGTATTTATTATCGTTGCTTTttctatcatataattaaatgaaaccaTCTTATCGGACCCAATAGAGCCTATGACTggagtcatttttattttattttttcattctttaaaacTCACTAGCAACGCTTGGTTAaaccaaggttgttaaaaatacttttttgacACGATAtgaaatatacaatataaactcgaaTCATAAAATtgcaagtaaaattttaattaataatatattgacAATTCCAAAtgtaatacaattaaaataaaagtgaaataaacaacACAAATGtccaaaaactttaaaatacataattcaaataaaaattcatacatggtttaaataatttaaaaatacaatacaattaTGTCCATAgaattttattaactaaaaattaacaaatctaaaacaaacaattGTTGGTAtgtcatgtaaactaaacaTGGCCTCATTGTCTTTATCTTCCCCATTATTCCTAAAAcattcatcaaaatcattattatctAAAAGATTATTACTGCTACTACTAGTATCAGCATCGATATTATGAGTATTAGTGCTGCTACTAGCCCTAGTTGATCTGGATCAATGCAGAACGACatctttcaagatttttttaaaaaaaattgaaaaatcaaaccataTTTTAATAAAGTCGTCTAAGTTGTACTTCAATTGTATCACGCCAAGTCAACCActacctaatttaatttaaaactcaaccTAAAAAGAACCAGATCAACAAGTAATAAGATGAACCAATGTAGCTAAACCGAGTTTAATGACACCCATTAAAATGAGGATGCTCACCAAGCTCTAGTTATCATCTTCACGTTTCAGTACAATTATGCAATTATGAATATATGTTGGTAGCTATTAGAGAAGGGGAACTTGTGATTAAGATTAGCTAGTGGTCATGGTGATCATCAACAATAATCAATTCTAGTCCTGGAGTGGAGCATCAAAGCACTCTCTCCATCGGATTCTTGCATGCTTTAAACCGCACCCACATTCCACAACCACCTTTCCCTCACCAACCCCAACTTCTTTTAATATCCTCAACCCATAACCCGTCTTCAAGCCTTTCCTTATTGTGATCATCAATCCTTTCTCTTGAATCTATGCATATGTCATATAATTTGATAGAGAAAGTGGAAGTTGTTAGCCTATTAAGGTTAAGAATGTGAGATTTGGGCAAAAGGTAAAGGGGAAAGGAAAGGTTGGGGAGTGGGGACCGTCAACTATGAACTCAGAAGGGAGAGTCAATAAATTTTGTAACTTTTGTCAAACTCGTAAACTTGGTTCGAGTTGACCAAGTCTGCTGATTTTCGAGTTTTTAATCTGATTTTACACGTTATATACATGTTGACTCATAAAATTATACGATTTTATGAGTCAATTCGCGATTTTGACAACAATGacctaaatatctttttttatgttaaaaaaatcagtttgacCTTCAGTAAAATGAGAACCATCAATCTAGTGCAAACTAATAAAACAACAgttagaaatttgttttaaaaaaaaaacatgattaatgaacatatgtttaatattaaattaaaagtgggttctacttatttttttggttaaaattttatttaaaaatatttttattttaaccacTAAAAAGATTTATAGGTGGAtgtgtaattgattttaaagaatttttatttgatatatttttatgaaactcaaaacgcttcaaaataatatgagattttcttgtaatttatataatgataagttaaaaagattaaaaaaaaatgtctttagGGCACCAATACTTTCAGAGAAGCGAGACTTATACAAAGTGAAATCCACGAGCTTCGGGTCCTAAATCTAGTCTTAGGTTTAGGTTTTGATTTATTACAAAAcagttttttgtttataaaaaattattttttattaattcataaactaaacaattgtaagttttaattttaaataactacAACAATTGCATCTAGCCAATCTAGCTATAACGTAACTGTAGGAAACACACAATGGGGCGCAATCTTTGAAATTGAAGTCATCACCATCAAAACTGGTTTCTTTCAGCAAGGAAGATGATGCAGCAGCACACCATCATCCAAGAAACCACAGAGAATAGAATgcataacatttttttcaagaacTGAGAACCATATCAATTTATAGCCTTGATCAGAGATATTCTCACGAAGGCACAGGAACGTGAACGTGAGGTGGGTGTGCTGTCACATGAacagtttcttttctttaatcgGAGGTGTCCTCAATTTCGAGTTCAATTTCTTCGACTGGCGTTTAGGCTTAGGCTGAGAGCTAGATTGGCTTGATTTCCTCTTTCTACTGCAATTCGTGTTACTCTTTTTCCGAATTCGACAGAGCACAGTATAATGAGGAACATTCTGCATAAGAGAATCAGCGAGGGAATACTCCAACATAATCCAGGAAGCATCAGGAGTGCCTATATTGGGATTCTTGTAACAATATCTCCTTCGATTCCAAGTAATTCCTTCGGAATGGAATGAATGAACATCGTCACCATGCCAACGGCCCCCATTGGACCCAACACCACGATCAAATCTGGAGGATTTCATGCCAGGGTTTATCTTTCTCAAatttgtgaaaaagaaaagatcatCCTGAGGGGACGGACCAGCCTCAActtcatcatcatcctcatcatcactAGTAGTATTATTGTATTCTCCAAAATTTTCCCATATTTGCCAAGGCTCCTCATGACCATATAGATCATAATCTTGAACAATGTAAGGGCAAGATAGAGGAAGACCCATGACTTTGTTGTAAAGATAATGGCAAGCAAGTTCAGCCTCTGTAGGGTTAAATCGGAACCCTACAGCAATATTAGCAAGAGACATGATCGATTCCGGAAAGAAACAGAAGATAGCAGCGCGCGGGAGAAAGCCAATCTGAGAGCAGAAGAAGAATAATCCATGCTGCTATACTGCTACTAGTAATTTATAAGAGAAAGAGGGTCCGGTCGGTGCAACAAATTACTGATGAATTGTTTTGTATTACTAGTTGTAAACGGAAAATATATGCAAGGAAAGGAAGGCCTCCCTTTTTAAATCCCAGAAGAACTTGGACAGACTGATGGTAAATTACCCACggaaataacaataataaatatgatgataaaaaaaattaaaaaaaacaatgagaaatatGATATTATGCACTTCGAAATTGTTTGGTTAGATAGTACGaataaaaaacttaacacattgtagaataataaaatgaataaacattttttatgtttctagaGCTcagcaaaattaatttataatcttgatctgattttattgaataaattttgtTCCAGTTcctaatatttgaaaaaacatcattaaaaatctctaaaacatgtaattaaatcaTAATGACTCGTTCATtcccatgtttttatttttttatcattacatTCTAATTGCAAGTTATTTGGTCTCACAAAGTAGTTGTCCCATACAAATTATCTTCTCATttactaaaaaatcaaacaaatgacATATATTATCTATGCCCAGGGCATTGTCATGGCTATACAATCATGCATGTATCATCTCTAAATTGATCATAAATGCCTTATTATTTGCTTTAATTGTTTCAATTAATCCATTTAGTAACAAAACATCAAAGCTTGATGTAAGGAAGATAACACACatattagcatgtattttatCTCATCCAAGTAAAGCGTTGTAACTTGTGTTTGCTTCCACCACAAAAAAAGTTGTCTTGGAGGAATTGGACTGatcaatagttaaatccacCTATAATACTTTTACAGTATCTCTTATACCTTATATAAAATTCCAGGATAACATTTGCTTTGTAGTGGTACACCATTGAAATTTACTATGACATGCAGAAGTTTCAAATGGCAAGTCATAGCCAATGTTGAATTAGGAAATACGAGGCCTGGTTGTTGGTCAACTATAAGTCTTGACTAGTTGATTTTTactattttgtcttttttttctaatttgtttttatagtcaCTCTATAGATAAGACTAGATACATGCCCCTTATCCTCTACtgcatttcttttttgtcattgCGCTGAACTTGGTTCCTGTTTGTGCTAAATATGTAAGATAATATAAACATTAACATCTAATAATACAAACAGAATTTAACATAAACCATAAGCAgtaacataaatagaaaagtttTAAGATGTAGAGGAGTTAATACACAAGCAAGACAACAAGAGtggaattcaaataaaaatcaaagcttGTCCATTGCAATTTTTGCCAAGTTCATATAACATGGGTCTAGCATGTTTGTCAAACCCAAGATGTTGGACTCAAGTAGCTTGGATCTGGCGTGGTTCCTAGACCTAAATTGCTTAGGTATGGCGTGGTTCCAGACACTTGGCACTTAGGTCTAGCTTGGTTGTCAGACCCATGACGTTTGAGTCTGGCATGGACGTTTGGGTCTAACATGGTTTCCAAACCAAAATCGCTTAGGTCTGGCGTTGTTCCAGACCCATGGCACTTGGGTCTAGCTTGGTTACCAGACCCATAACGCTTGGGTCTAGCATGGATGCTTGAGCCTAGCGTGATTGTCAAATCCAAGTGTATTGAGTCTAGTGTTGTTGCCAGGTCCAAATAGCTTGGATCTGGCGTCTAGGATTTGCATAATTTTTGTAAGCCATGCAAAGGTAATGGTTTTGTTGAGAACTAAAATACTCATGCAAATGTGTTGAATGATCTCAAGACATCCAACTAATAATTCCTTGTGAACTTCTAATgtattgttaagaaaaaaaaagcaacaaatacTTCTCCCAAACACTactaaatttcaataaatagatGCAGAATTTAAGTTAAACTCTACTATGTTGACTGCAATTGTTAGATACATGTTCGAGTTCTTACAGCTTTAAGAAACTCTAatcaagaacaaagaaaaattactcTTTCAAGTTTCTCTTGTTAACAACACAAAGATATACTTATCGTCctccaataaaatattgattcaacAAACTCAAAGTTCTCCTACTCTGCCCATTAATTTGTTGTCCAAACTTTTTGTTATCCATTTCTAATCCTTcgaacattatttaaaaaaaaaacaataaaaacatgttagatCTTTGAAAAAGATCTTACCTTTGATGTTAGAACCTTTAAAGTCCACTACTTTTCCTTCAAAATCTATAGGTTTGATGGTGAAATCAAGATATTTTCGTTAGATACATCCATTTTGTTAATCTTAAGAACAGACAAAAACAAACCACACAATTTTCTCACCATTAATTGTACCATAAAATTCCACTCTCTTtgttgtcttcttctttctatAGCAACTTTGTCCTCTTCTCTATCAATATGGTGCCCTCTTCTCTACCATTTCTTCTACCAATTTGGTTAAGAAGAAGGGGAAGGACTGAACACAAGAACCATCTTCATCCTCTCTTTGTAATTTCCTTTTATTCGATTAACTTTCATTCTCTTTGTGATCTGAGTtgtaaaaagttaaaagaaaagaaaagagaataaacaatgaataagaagaaaaggaaggccaaagaaatgtttttcca
This genomic interval from Populus nigra chromosome 11, ddPopNigr1.1, whole genome shotgun sequence contains the following:
- the LOC133668427 gene encoding NAC domain-containing protein 101-like, which encodes MSLANIAVGFRFNPTEAELACHYLYNKVMGLPLSCPYIVQDYDLYGHEEPWQIWENFGEYNNTTSDDEDDDEVEAGPSPQDDLFFFTNLRKINPGMKSSRFDRGVGSNGGRWHGDDVHSFHSEGITWNRRRYCYKNPNIGTPDASWIMLEYSLADSLMQNVPHYTVLCRIRKKSNTNCSRKRKSSQSSSQPKPKRQSKKLNSKLRTPPIKEKKLFM